A single window of Scomber scombrus chromosome 12, fScoSco1.1, whole genome shotgun sequence DNA harbors:
- the rab23 gene encoding ras-related protein Rab-23 → MLEEDMEVAIKVVVVGNGAVGKSSMIQRYCKGIFTKDYKKTIGVDFLERQIFVNDEEVRLMLWDTAGQEEFDAITKAYYRGAQACVLVFSTTDRESFQAIDSWREKVEAEVGDIPTVLVQNKIDLLEETLIKNEEAESLAKRLKLRFYRASVKEDLNVNEVFKYLAEKYLQRLKQQTAEETEVVHTTSNKIGVFNTTSSNVCNQSSSNGREVITLRPNKQRTKKSKNPFGSCSLL, encoded by the exons ATGTTGGAGGAGGACATGGAAGTGGCCATCAAGGTGGTCGTAGTGGGCAACGGAGCAGTTGGCAAGTCCAGTATGATCCAACGCTATTGCAAGGGCATCTTCACTAAAGACTACAAGAAGACCATTGGAGTGGACTTTCTTGAAAGGCAGATATT TGTCAATGACGAAGAGGTCAGACTCATGCTGTGGGACACCGCTGGGCAGGAGGAGTTTGACGCTATTACTAAGGCCTACTATCGTG GTGCTCAAGCATGTGTGCTAGTCTTCTCTACCACAGACAGGGAGTCTTTTCAGGCTATCGACAGCTGGAGGGAGAAGGTTGAAGCGGAGGTTGGAGATATTCCCACAGTCCTAGTGCAGAACAAAATTGACCTCCTGGAAGAGACTCTTATTAAAAA TGAAGAGGCAGAATCTTTGGCTAAAAGGCTTAAGCTGAGATTTTATCGAGCTTCGGTGAAGGAGGACCTTAACGTCAACGAGG TTTTTAAGTACTTGGCTGAGAAGTATCTGCAGCGACtcaaacagcaaacagcagagGAGACGGAGGTGGTCCACACAACAAGCAATAAAATAG GTGTTTTTAATACCACAAGTAGTAATGTCTGCAACCAGAGCTCCAGCAATGGCAGAGAAGTCATCACCCTGCGACCTAACAAACAAAGGACCAAGAAGAGTAAAAATCCCTTCGGAAGCTGCAGCCTACTCTAG
- the bag2 gene encoding BAG family molecular chaperone regulator 2, with translation MAQAKIQAKMSNEPPCSKFSRTLSMADRSGQLLENLDQLEIRVETLREAASALEQERECILEMIQSTLNSQEILSVCAGEREELTLTANRLMGRTLCVEVSVGTIRNSQQEEALRKATTIIDEIVKKLLGDMEGARHQLLALHAACVTEAPPVPIDQKFQALVIGCALEDQKKIKRRLETLMRNVQNAEKNIKIMDHQKLEDPKANGTL, from the exons ATGGCTCAAGCGAAAATACAAGCTAAAATGAGCAACGAACCTCCGTGCAGCAAGTTCAGCAGGACCCTGTCCATGGCAGACCGCTCGGGACAACTCCTTGAGAATTTGGATCAGCTGGAAATAAG GGTGGAGACTTTACGCGAAGCAGCGTCAGCCTTGGAGCAGGAAAGGGAGTGCATCCTGGAAATGATTCAGTCCACTCTGAACAGTCAAGAAATACTTAGCGTCTGTGCTG gagagagagaagagttaACTCTAACTGCAAACCGTCTAATGGGGCGGACACTGTGTGTGGAGGTCTCTGTTGGCACGATCAGAAACTCCCAGCAGGAGGAGGCACTGCGCAAGGCCACAACTATAATAGATGAAATTGTCAAGAAGTTACTGGGTGACATGGAAGGTGCAAGACATCAGCTGCTGGCCCTGCACGCAGCCTGTGTGACCGAGGCACCGCCTGTCCCCATCGACCAGAAGTTTCAGGCCTTAGTGATCGGCTGCGCTCTAGAGGACCAGAAGAAGATCAAGCGGAGGCTGGAGACTTTGATGAGGAACGTTCAAAATGCTGAAAAGAACATCAAGATCATGGATCATCAAAAACTGGAGGACCCAAAAGCCAATGGCACTCTCTAA
- the znf451 gene encoding E3 SUMO-protein ligase ZNF451, whose translation MSSPVQADEDEVEEVEFVSVAPLRPVLDCIDLLSDSEDEGCSSFAGMLEDKIDRHKAHVTSTLDRLALQVAQEKQAREDKCKAFKEKQILQKAHGRQELAFSSTNGSHQEAKKCVDMWLKMPGLKPGVISAGSGRRQRPASFPTNTSAKHTCPVINCGRVYDHASLLDGHLKRFDHSPCDPTINLKGCPSDLFACEACGQCFPTKEAWTQHLESKVSSSSAGGHSISQTYQRIVCFACPACYLLFNLRDECLQHMSAKNHFTESFAMSEPRGRALPVPMPQRAKNRLIALCKDTTFNVRCSLCHKVLTSHQTAQAHFNVHCRQGCAVAKADKPIVQVMKQLQVRGQCSLCCKIFLSQAEMERHKESTHHDVEVNQTMAKALLQYCRFSEIQNTQRARDKRQSTGPDSPFQKRNKKRSDFEEISAKRQRLGVNGSTSRNTVTAWFCECGLQFSEEATASKHLLAVNQIFHQCGVCGKLMGESSITRLHMSRFHGGAHLSNFLFYCRKCKVEMPRYEDILSHVSQVHSGHTFFTEQEVSEELTTVIDDKPSTSSGVTTHSSSKKTVRPDTVDAYSSKAAQTWMCRMCEDIFDSKAVVQKHCSDVSSHSFQRFICGHCPQKFFKESTVRRHCMNEHDGQIKSSHFCGLCDSMQFESEGEFLEHYKSLHSKDYYCMDDAEVVQPAVAEITSQPPASCPCMASEKSKEEIKAMFTQCMRNLAADGRCQYVCAPCSVSVPSYAQMKTHVHTKHTALKLDKTFDVECQTCQESFTDVPSFHKHYHSQHCSLEPCTSSRKDVKAEPTAVKILDAVEIEPKTNEIEDETLVKFLKMEQTEEDIKANENESSEEMEHALDVSAEEAELEEALKRSLMEF comes from the exons ATGTCTTCTCCAGTTCAAGCAGACGAAGATGAGGTGGAGGAAGTGGAGTTTGTATCA GTGGCCCCTCTCAGACCAGTGTTGGACTGTATCGATCTGTTGAGTGATAGTGAGGATGAGGGATGTTCATCATTTGCAGGCATG CTGGAAGACAAAATCGACCGCCATAAAGCTCATGTTACATCTACTCTGGATAGACTAGCGCTGCAGGTGGCCCAAGAGAAACAGGCAAGAGAAGACAAATGTAAAGCGTTCAAG gagaaacaaatcTTACAAAAAGCTCATGGACGGCAGGAGCTTGCTTTCAGTTCTACAAATGGAAGTCATCAGGAAGCAAAGAAATGTGTAGATATGTGGTTAAAGATGCCAG GTCTAAAACCGGGAGTGATCAGTGCTGGTTCTGGACGGAGACAAAGACCTGCTTCTTTCCCCACAAATACTTCAGCTAAACACACTTGTCCAGTTATCAACTGTGGTAGAGTGTATGACCATGCTTCCCTCCTCGACGGTCATTTGAAAAG GTTTGATCACTCCCCTTGTGATCCAACCATCAATCTTAAAGGATGTCCATCTGATCTGTTTGCATGTGAGGCCTGTGGTCAGTGTTTTCCGACTAAAGAAGCATGGACGCAACATCTTGAATCTAAG GTGTCTTCATCTAGTGCTGGAGGTCACAGCATCAGTCAGACATATCAGCGTATCGTGTGTTTCGCTTGTCCTGCCTgctacctcctcttcaacctcCGGGATGAGTGTCTTCAGCACATGTCAGCCAAAAACCACTTCACAGAGTCATTCGCAATGAGTG AACCCAGAGGAAGAGCACTGCCAGTTCCCATGCCACAACGTGCTAAGAATCGTCTCATCGCTTTGTGCAAGGATACAACATTCAATGTCCGATGCTCTTTATGTCACAAAGTACTGACCTCACATCAGACTGCTCAAGCTCACTTTAA tgTGCACTGCAGACAGGGCTGTGCAGTGGCCAAGGCAGATAAACCGATAGTGCAGGTAATGAAACAGCTACAAGTGCGAGGGCAGTGCTCCCTCTGCTGTAAAATCTTCCTCAGCCAAGCTGAAATGGAGAGACACAAAGAATCGACCCACCACGACGTGGAGGTCAACCAGACTATGGCAAAAGCACTTCTTCAATACTGCAGGTTTAGTGAAATTCAAAACACCCAGAGGGCTCGTGACAAAAGGCAATCTACTGGCCCTGATTCGCCTTTTCAAAAGAGAAACAAGAAGAGGAGTGATTTTGAAGAGATTTCAGCCAAACGACAGAGACTGGGTGTGAATGGCAGCACCAGCAGGAACACAGTAACAGCATGGTTCTGCGAGTGTGGTCTGCAGTTCTCGGAGGAGGCCACAGCCAGTAAGCATCTCTTGGCCGTGAACCAGATTTTCCAtcagtgtggtgtgtgtggcaAACTTATGGGAGAATCTTCAATTACCCGCCTGCATATGAGTCGCTTTCATGGCGGGGCTCATCTCTCCAACTTCCTCTTCTACTGCCGCAAGTGCAAAGTGGAAATGCCTCGATACGAAGATATCCTCTCACATGTATCGCAAGTGCACAGTGGACACACCTTCTTCACTGAGCAAGAAGTTTCTGAGGAGCTCACCACCGTCATCGATGACAAGCCGTCCACCAGCAGCGGAGTCACCACGCACTCATCGTCTAAGAAAACGGTTCGACCCGATACAGTAGACGCGTATTCCTCAAAAGCAGCTCAGACTTGGATGTGCAGGATGTGCGAGGACATCTTCGACTCGAAGGCAGTCGTccagaaacactgcagtgacgTGAGCAGTCACAGCTTTCAGAGGTTCATCTGTGGCCACTGCCCACAGAAGTTCTTTAAAGAGTCCACTGTGCGCAGACACTGTATGAATGAGCACGACGGGCAGATAAAGAGCTCCCACTTCTGCGGCCTCTGTGACAGCATGCAGTTTGAATCGGAAGGCGAGTTCTTGGAGCATTACAAGAGCCTTCACAGTAAGGACTACTACTGCATGGATGACGCTGAAGTTGTCCAGCCTGCTGTTGCTGAAATCACCAGTCAGCCCCCTGCCTCGTGCCCATGCATGGCTTCAGAGAAGAGCAAAGAAGAAATCAAAGCTATGTTTACACAGTGTATGAGAAATCTGGCCGCTGATGGTAGATGTCAGTATGTGTGCGCTCCTTGTAGTGTGTCTGTGCCCTCCTATGCACAGATGAAGACTCATgtccacacaaaacacacagcctTGAAGCTGGACAAGACCTTTGACGTAGAATGCCAAACTTGCCAGGAAAGTTTTACAGATGTACCAAGTTTCCATAAACACTATCACTCACAGCACTGTTCACTGGAACCTTGCACGAGCTCCAGGAAAGACGTGAAAGCAGAACCAACTGCCGTCAAAATCCTCGATGCTGTGGAGATCGAACCCAAAACTAATG AGATTGAAGATGAAACACTGGTGAAGTTTTTGAAGATGGAGCAGACCGAGGAAGATATTAAAGCCAATGAAA ATGAATCTAGTGAGGAGATGGAACATGCACTGGATGTGAGTGCAGAAGAAGCAG AGTTGGAAGAAGCTCTTAAAAGAAGCCTTATGGAATTCTGA